Proteins co-encoded in one Setaria viridis chromosome 9, Setaria_viridis_v4.0, whole genome shotgun sequence genomic window:
- the LOC117837304 gene encoding uncharacterized protein, whose amino-acid sequence MSWGRFSNFNPFQGPTRTVRSCPVAPRNVVVIDEDDDGGEDASEPEVFIIGGAAPPPTPAAAPGCQARKGNGLSGNVITIDDDEDVGEGAGWDKAGPSTSRASSGSPASMTPGRGSPGNRYGFDSTSDSDLSEGWDFDTDDGGSSDCEILDDTSGTAREMWETAASRKKMPHGVHEREDGWAAAFESCARSEAQPYKDSEGFFGAGCNLDETYFSTAWKGDSHNDTGGTKEGSEHVQSSANGVKDGQGPSVPNAKKCSNGNVGEGTEGMQDTNSSAKDVHAEPHPDENIFQSSSDACKGGVQNNTGVSKDHHGPSSAPSAKECSNEEGVVPQKTSEGFQTPRADGTFVYKFVSANMVFPGNSSADRKDGSPPMSVSTPDKIDEKIPDGEYSQKDQSPPEPSHASVIGERERHKESIEYKRAAEEEWASRQRQLQIQAEEAKKLRKRKKAEAQRLLDMEKRQKQRLQEVRESQRKNEEAIQLKEQYRGVVRKELEDLERRYWDMTSILRALGIPVEGGEVKAYKQALLKFHPDRVSRNDMYQQVKAEETFKFISRLKEKLPRF is encoded by the exons ATGTCGTGGGGGCGGTTCAGCAACTTCAACCCCTTCCAGGGGCCCACCCGGACCGTGCGGAGCTGCCCGGTGGCGCCTCGCAACGTGGTGGTCAtcgacgaggacgacgatggtggCGAAGATGCCTCGGAACCGGAGGTTTTCATTATTGGTGGCGCAGCTCCGCCACCGACGCCTGCGGCGGCGCCTGGGTGCCAGGCCAGGAAAGGGAACGGCTTGTCTGGTAACGTGATCACCATAGACGATGATGAAGACGTGGGGGAAGGTGCTGGGTGGGATAAGGCAGGCCCCAGCACCTCCCGTGCGTCGTCTGGGTCTCCGGCATCGATGACACCGGGGCGGGGTTCCCCGGGGAACAGATACGGGTTCGATAGCACATCGGACAGTGATTTGTCCGAGGGGTGGGACTTTGACACTGATGATGGTGGCAGCTCGGATTGCGAGATTCTGGATGATACGTCTGGGACGGCCCGAGAGATGTGGGAGACGGCTGcttcaaggaagaagatgcctCATGGTGTCCATGAGCGTGAGGATGGTTGGGCTGCTGCATTTGAATCATGTGCCAGGTCGGAGGCACAACCATATAAGGATTCAGAGGGTTTCTTTGGTGCGGGATGCAATCTGGATGAGACTTATTTTAGCACCGCATGGAAGGGTGACTCACACAACGATACTGGTGGTACAAAGGAGGGTTCTGAACACGTTCAAAGTAGTGCCAACGGTGTGAAGGATGGCCAAGGTCCTTCGGTGCCAAATGCCAAAAAATGTTCTAATGGAAATGTTGGAGAAGGAACAGAAGGCATGCAGGATACAAATAGCAGTGCAAAGGATGTCCATGCAGAACCCCATCCCGATGAGAACATATTTCAGAGTTCTAGTGATGCTTGTAAGGGAGGTGTGCAAAATAATACTGGCGTTTCAAAGGATCACCATGGCCCTTCTTCAGCGCCTAGTGCCAAGGAATGTTCAAATGAAGAAGGGGTTGTTCCTCAAAAAACTTCAGAAGGGTTTCAAACTCCTCGCGCAGATGGAACCTTTGTCTATAAATTTGTCTCTGCGAATATGGTGTTTCCCGGAAACTCCTCAGCAGATCGGAAAGATGGAAGTCCTCCAATGTCTGTCAGTACTCCTGATAAGATTGATGAGAAAATACCTGATGGTGAATATTCACAAAAGGATCAGTCACCACCGGAACCATCACATGCTTCAGTGATTGGTGAACGTGAAAGACACAAAGAATCAATTGAGTACAAACGGGCAGCAGAGGAGGAGTGGGCTTCCAGACAGCGGCAGCTACAAATACAG GCTGAGGAAGCAAAGAAATTgcgaaagagaaagaaagctgAGGCTCAACGATTGCTTGACATGGAGAAGAGACAAAAACAAAGATTGCAAGAAGTCCGTGAATCACAGAGAAAG AATGAAGAAGCTATACAGCTAAAGGAGCAGTATCGGGGCGTAGTAAGAAAGGAACTTGAAGATCTGGAAAGGAGATATTGGGATATGACTTCAATATTGCGTGCGCTAGGCATCCCCGTTGAAGGTGGTGAG
- the LOC117835971 gene encoding senescence-specific cysteine protease SAG39, with protein sequence MSVSRLIMLAVLAVVSVCAAPRALAARELAAGEDDAAAAMALRHEAWMAEHGRAYKDEAEKARRLEIFRANARLIDSLNAAGKHGHRLVTNRFADLTDEEFRAARTGYRRPAAPAAGSHGGGRFRYENVSLADAPQSVDWRAMGAVTGVKDQGDCGCCWAFSAVAAVEGLNKIRTGRLVSLSEQELVDCDVDGEDQGCEGGLMDDAFQFIARRGGLASESGYPYDGDDGPCRSAAAAARAASIRGHEDVPRESEAALAAAVARQPVSVAINGADPAFRFYGGGVLSGACGTELNHAVTAVGYGTAGDGTRYWVMKNSWGASWGEGGYVRIRRGDRGPGVCGLAKLPSYPV encoded by the exons ATGTCCGTGTCACGGCTCATCATGCTCGCCGTTCTCGCCGTGGTTAGCGTGTGCGCCGCTCCCCGTGCGCTCGCGGCGCGAGAGCTGGCCGCCGGGgaggacgacgccgccgccgcgatggcgCTGCGGCACGAGGCGTGGATGGCGGAGCACGGGCGCGCGTACAaggacgaggcggagaaggcGCGGCGGCTGGAGATCTTCCGTGCCAACGCGAGGCTGATCGACTCGCTCAACGCCGCGGGGAAGCACGGCCACCGGCTGGTCACCAACAGGTTCGCCGACCTCACCGACGAGGAGTTCCGGGCCGCCAGGACCGGGTACCGGCGCCcggctgcgccggccgccgggagccacggcggcggccggttcAGGTACGAGAACGTCAGCCTGGCCGACGCGCCGCAGAGCGTGGACTGGCGGGCCATGGGCGCCGTCACCGGCGTCAAGGACCAAGGAGATTGCG GTTGTTGCTGGGCGttctcggcggtggcggcggtggaagggCTGAACAAGATCCGGACGGGCCGTCTGGTGTCGCTGTCGGAGCAGGAGCTGGTGGACTgcgacgtcgacggcgaggaCCAGGGCTGCGAGGGCGGCCTCATGGACGACGCCTTCCAGTTcatcgcgcgccgcggcgggctgGCCTCCGAGTCGGGGTACCCgtacgacggcgacgacgggccctgccgctccgccgccgccgcggcgcgcgccgcgtcCATCCGGGGCCACGAGGACGTGCCGCGCGAGAGCGAGGCCGCGCTGGCCGCGGCCGTGGCGCGCCAGCCGGTGTCCGTGGCCATCAACGGCGCGGACCCGGCCTTCCGGTTCTATGGCGGCGGCGTCCTGTCCGGGGCCTGCGGCACGGAGCTGAACCACGCCGTCACGGCCGTCGGGTACggcaccgccggcgacggcacCCGGTACTGGGTGATGAAGAACTCGTGGGGCGCGTCGTGGGGCGAGGGCGGCTACGTCCGGATCCGCCGCGGCGACCGCGGGCCGGGCGTCTGCGGCCTCGCCAAGCTGCCGTCCTACCCCGTCTAG